In the Nicotiana tabacum cultivar K326 chromosome 16, ASM71507v2, whole genome shotgun sequence genome, one interval contains:
- the LOC107762419 gene encoding nuclear transcription factor Y subunit B-1, whose translation MAEAPASPGGGGSHESGGERSPQSNVREHDRYLPIANIGRIMKKALPANAKIAKEAKDTVQECVSEFISFITSEASDKCQKEKRKTINGDDLVWALTTLGFEDYIEPLKAYLIRYREMEGDTKGSARGGDAPARKDIVGGQLDSSTQFVYEGSFSHGLDYGNSQM comes from the exons ATGGCGGAAGCACCGGCGAGTCCAGGAGGTGGTGGAAGCCATGAGAGTGGGGGTGAGCGGAGCCCTCAATCGAATGTGAGGGAACATGATAG GTACCTTCCTATAGCAAACATTGGTCGCATCATGAAAAAAGCATTGCCTGCTAATGCTAAGATTGCTAAGGAAGCTAAAGACACTGTTCAGGAATGTGTCTCTGAGTTCATCAGTTTCATCACCAGCGA GGCAAGTGACAAGTGTCAGAAAGAGAAGAGAAAGACAATTAATGGAGATGATTTAGTATGGGCACTGACCACCTTAGGATTTGAGGACTACATTGAGCCACTAAAGGCCTATTTGATTAGGTACAGAGAG ATGGAG GGAGACACCAAGGGATCTGCTAGGGGTGGAGACGCGCCTGCTAGAAAGGATATAGTTGGAGGTCAGCTCGATTCCAGTACACAG TTCGTCTATGAAGGGTCTTTTTCACACGGCTTAGACTATGGGAACTcccaaatgtga